Genomic DNA from Magnolia sinica isolate HGM2019 chromosome 4, MsV1, whole genome shotgun sequence:
ggcgaaatgaaaaaagaagaagaaggaggagaagaagaagaagtaataaATAGGAAGCCCAATACATATATACTATATAGGATCTAATAGCCCCTTGGCCAGAGAGTCTGCCAAATTGTTTGCATTCCTAGGAACATGTTGGAAGGAAACGTCTAAGAATCATTCCATGAGCATCATCGAATTAGATATAAAATTCCCTAGGCATGCTTAAAAACTACTTGGAACTTCAAGTCATCTGGCTGCTGATGATGCTGAAAATCAAATCATTCTTATATCCTTTGGCAAACCACCGTGACTAAATCAAGATTTAACATATGCCATATAAATTGAACAATGGTGTATGGCATAGAGGGAGATTTACAAGATTGAacaaagattattattattattttttaatttcctaGGATTGGAAAAACCTCTGATGTTGAAAGTGAGGCTCTTCTAAAATATAGGGATGAAATCCCTctactttcttcttcttgttgtgAAACTCCCTTTCCTTATCTTTCTTGGTCTATCTTCGAGTCCCCCATTTTCTTTACCGTCATATTGTTCCATCACGTGATCTGGTGAAAATCGGAGAACTCTAAGGTGGTCTTATGATCTATTCAAGCTATTGGAATCTAGAAACTGTGAGAAGTGAGAAGGAATGTTTTCTAGACTGTATTTGCATTGACATAGAAGCTGGATTGGTTTCTAGCTTTGATTCGTAACAATTTTTGGAATCATAGCAAGTTCCACTTGGGAATGTCTCCATTTTCCATTTTATTCTTCTATACATCCCAACATCCATCCCAAACCCTAAATCCTACCCCTAATTCAATCATCTGCAATTTTTCCTAACCATAAACCCAAAAACCACAATCTAAACCCCAATCCTACCTACAAATTGATGCAGAAGAAAATTGTCGGGTCGAACCCAGATCCTTTCCACAGCAGATCCGGAGCTTTAGAAGaggcaaaaacaaaaacaaaacaaaaaacaagaagaaggcACAGATGCaggaaaacaaaataataatagaCAACTAGGCCGAATCACTCTACCAATCCTATGTCATCACACCAATGGTTTTATTGGCGTTGCACCAAAAGAGCAACAATTCCATTGCagggagagaagaagaagttACATTTACTTTCAAAATATTTATCAACTCCCTAAACAGTAAACATGGCCTTAGATACCTTTATATAggccaaaatacaaaagatagagaTCCAAAGAAATCCTACGAATCTAGCGTTTGCTACTTTTAGACTGCCCATGCAATCATAGAATCACTAAAAGATTGATGAGACACGCACTTTAACATGAAACTAAATAGTTATTTAAAAGAACGAAAAAAGATAACCAAATGAGGACTCTGAATGGGGAAATTCCCACAATAGGTCTACGTCTGTAATGTTTATACGATCAGCCCATGCATAGGTATATTTTggtaaattttcaaaatagctGCAATCATACGGCAAGTAAGCCCTGAATATCAAGTGCTCTTAAAATGAATAATACGAAATTCCgcatcacagttttttttttataggtaacactaccagggattgaaccctggatcactcacacacagtACACACTGTCTCCACCGGTTCATCTAATGAGCAGGAGAcaagcatacaatgatcaagacCATTGACCTGAGACCATTTAAACCCTAAAAGCTATATCAATATAAGAATGGGCTATGCTGCTCCAGGACAGTGGTCCCACAAATTGGATGGTCCTAACTGTATGGTCAATGGATTCCATGTTAAACTATAAAAAGGGCACATCAATAGCAATAAGGGTCAAGTATGCTGGACATCAAATAGGTTACAAAGTAGGTCTTTGTAAATACTTGTAAACTGTACTGGGTTTATGTACTTCTCCAAAATACATTTTGTGGCTAATGGTATTTTAGCAATTAAGAAAACTGAAACAAGGTTCTGGTCTGTGCTTCTGAGAATAGAAAGAGACCCATTCTTTCTATCCCACATTCTTCTCTCTAGTCTCTACTTGCTTGATAAAGTGCCAGAGTTCAATTGCAATTTGGTATCAACTTAAGCTATGGTTTGACAACAGACACTCGAAAACCTAAAATTTCAGAAAACCACTATTTTCCAGGGGACCATGCTGACCAGATAAGCAGTACTTTGCTTGTTGTTTTGTGTCAAAATACCGTAAAATCAAGAAGTCTAGGCTTCCTTGGTCTTTCTGGGTGTTCCTGACTTCATGACTTTGACGGAGTAGAACCATAAAACAACAAGATAACATTATGCCGTTCATTTGTGGCAACTCTAGGATCACCTGCATGTCCCACCCCATTGTGCCCACATGCTGACATGGGTTCAAATTCTGGATGCTACTGCATAAGAAACTGTATGgtcagggcccatttggatgcacttgCACAAAAGGTAAGGGTTTCAAGCCTGCCTTTAGGATCGACTCGACGAAAACCAATTTGACTGGTTTTCTTCAAGTCAGCACTTTAGCACCTATTTGTTGAGCACAATGGTGAAACCGGGGATTGCAAAGTGTACCAAAACGCACATCAAAAAGGGGGGTTGGCTCAAAAGGGGGTTTACACCTCAAACACTCCTTAAGAGGGTGCATTCGACCTTAGCAAATGCTACTCTATATGAAACTTTACAGGGTTGGCAGGAAAATAGAATTTTAGCATTCAGTTCGATTCTTTTTCGAAAGGCAGTATTGAGTTCAATTCTAGGTAGAGAAAATACTAGAATCCTATTTCACTACTAAATCCATAAAGCTTCTTTCCTAAATATTCTTTGCACAGTCGTATAAATCAATAGACCATATGACTTGCACAAAATCATCAAAAATTGTCAATTGTCAGCCATAAAAATACTCCATAATGTGTACACTTTTCAGATTTGGTGTTGCAGCTTCCAAAAACAGAATCTGGAAGAATTCCCTTCCCATAAGTAGACTACAACTGTTGTAATCAATAGATTCCTGTTGCAGTGAACTTCCAGAAGTAGATTCTGGATATTGCAAATTGCTAAAGTCAGACACTGGATGCTGTAGATGATGACCGTACAAGCCAAAATGCTAGTTTACACCTGGCATTTAGATGCCCTACTGAATCGAATCACAACCATCTAGTTCAATCAAGTGTTCCATAGCATACAAAGATGAGGAAGTCACCATCAAAGTGATGGTACATTCCTTCCAATTCCAACTTCAATGTAACGCAATTGCACTTTGGAGCATAGGATGGATACCAAACTAACTAGaatccaaggtattccataacagcaatggtggccataatggtcCCCATAATGCCGTtgtggttttctttttctttttttttgaaaaaacctatTTCGGCTGTGTAACGGACCATTACGAGTcaatttttctgtaatggccattacaatcCCGTAACATGTGACagttgccactgttaccgttacgtaacggccattactTGACATTTTAGAATACCTTGCTACAATGCGATCATATCCACAGCTGCAATTAAATTCAATCAAATGCCAAAACACTGCCCTCCACATTTCTGTCTTATGGGTGTTCAGTCGTGGTTTTAAATACTATTCAATATGATTCGGCATTGTCTAGGTAGTATAGTTTCAGTCTGAACGAAAAAACAAGCCCCACGACCAATACTTGTTGATCCCAACCGACGAGCACTCTAAAACAGCCATTCAAATCCTTAGGTTGGAAGTTCTTGAAACTTGTTCAACACTTCTAGAGAAAATTTGTATCTTTCAAAGGCATATGAATGGGACAGCTATGTTATTTTACTCTACAAGAAGCTATAACATTCAAAAGCCATTACCTGGAACTCTTAATTTAAATATACATAGTTCAGAAAAAAGCAACTCAGAAGAATAGCTCAACAccaaaagaaaggggaaaaacatAAACACATGAATTTCATGTCTATTGAACAAGGTGAAAAGGACCTGAATTTCATGTCTATTGAACAAGGAGAAAAGCACCTGAATTTCATGTCTCCGGAGACTTCTTGGCCTTCTTCTGTGATGAAAACACCTCAGCAATAGACTCAGCGATCCGCCGCTGGGATTCTAGAATCATCTCCGTCCGCTTCCTCTCCATCTCCATCCGGTTCCTCTCTGTCTCGCGCATCATCTCCATCTTCATATTCTCCATCCTAACAAACCCTTCCCCAAAAGCTCTGACAGCCGAAACGAGCTCCGACAGCGGCCCTGTTTCATCCCCCTCCTCAGCGCCCACGAAAGAGCTCCTCTTCCGGAATCTAGAGAACCTCGGGAATGACCTGTCAACGAACGAAAGAATAGGCTGGGCGCGGATTATGTGATTGATGCTCCGGGTGTTGTTGTTGTCTTCCTCATCGGCGGCGGGGGCATCCCCGCCATCTTCCTCTTCCTcgtcatcgtcgtcatcatcgGAAGCGTTGGAATCGCGTTGTGGGGGTTGGGAGGGCCCGCGCTCCATGAGATCCATGCGATCGAAGTAGGGCCAGGATGATCGACGGTGGAGCTGCTTCTCGGAGCGGTAGCGCTTGCGTAGCTTCTCGATCTTGTGGCGGCATTGGGTGGCGGTCTTGGAAGGGGGGTTGAAGCCGCAGCGGGAGGCGACGGAAGCGGCCACCTCCTCCCATTGGCTGGCCTTGAGGTGGCCGCGGTTGAGGGAATACCATTTCGCCTGGTACGCGTCCAGGAGGTGGGTGGTCTCGAGGTGGGACCACGGCGATGGAGGGAGGGATGGAGGCGGAAGCAGCCTCTTCGGTAGAGATGAGgaagacgctgctgctgctgctgccgccgcTGCCGCTGCAGCTGCTGCTGTGGTAGCCATGGTGGGGTTTGGGTTAGGAGGGtttttctagggttagggttggggTTGGGGTTTGGGTTTGGGGAGGAGATGGGGATTGGGTTGCTGTTGTGGACTGCTTTGATGTCGGTGGGGTTGCTATTGATGCTGCCATCAGGTGGACTGGGTGGCGCGAGGTGGTGGAGATGGAGGGCTGGGATTTTACCGGAGTGGTTGACCGTGGTGGGCTGAGGTGAGTGACGTGTAGAAGAGATCCATTCTGCGCCGAGGGTGGCGTGCGGGGTCTACGACTCACGAGGTTTGCCCGCCAAGTCTGGGGCTTTCCCAACAGCATGATCACCTTCTCTGCCCCACCACGTGGTTAATCTCGTGATCCAGAGCGTTCATCTAGAATCTCGTGTAGCATATGGTCAGGAACGTGTTCAGTTTAGGATGAAATTTGAAGATCTTCAACCATCTGTGTTGGAAACTTCTAGATCAACGGTCTTTATCGATCATCACCTGATGGGCTTACCATCCGCACATGCAGCCACGTGGGTCCGGAGGCAATTGAATGATCCTCGAGGCTCCATACTCGGCCTTTTGGTTCTGTACAATTGGAGCCCTTTATTTAGCGATCTGGAGCATTGGTTAGTTTTGTGCCAATGTGGACGGGCTATTCTCCAAAATAGCTGCAGTTGGACCATCGTCCAAATTGCAAGCTTCGGCCTGTCCCTTTAACAGTGGGACCATCATAATGGAAACCAATATAAGGGTGGCAATGAGGCTGGTTTGGGTTGGGAGCGTGGACTTGGAACCCTGAATTTGAAATGAATTTGAAATCCttttattgtgtttggcaccctggattgggaATTATTTTAATCCAAAAATAGTTATGCATGGTGTATCTACATGGGATTGAATTTaattaccaaatcaactttagtgatatatgtaatgtttgacacaatcgTTGTAagaagcctgttgaaatatatgttttgctcgaaaatgatgaaattccaagtcccaaatgggccacaagcacaaaatcatgtgcgagtgactaaccaacaatttttaaccattgctttacatagaaaatgtttggatggtgttgatcatcatattaaagtaattataatgatgcaattaataatctaattatttttggatatcattagtgggtcatgtgcccaatagaataatagtctagcgacacacatgttacacatgctactattgaaatgattttaggtgtaatcccaGCCCTgggtggatttgaaacccccacttaggatttgaaacccccaattactttgtgctgccaaacaaccaagggatttgaaatcccctcaaataagTGGTGCCAAACAATATATAAATGGATCAATAGTTCTTGTCCAAGCTCGACTCACCACCCATTATCTCAACTTGGCAACCCAATAAGCAAACTCAGGTTTAAGAATATGGATTATGGCACTCAAAGCTGTGCACAATCTATCCTAGGCAGCGAATAGGTGTGGATTCAAGAATAGATCACGCTTTTTCACGAGTTACCTTCCTTGACGGCTTCACTTTGTAAAAGCAGTTATATTTGAATAGAGTTGGCACATGTTGTATTGCAAGGCACAAGCTCCCTTAAACGTCCAACCTTGTGAGAGTCAAATAGAGTGGTGTAGAGAACGGAAGGGCATGGACACCCCCCCTCTCCATCTCCCATCCACTTGTGTGCAcactgttgcaaaaaatattaattttaataaaatatatttcaataataaaataatatataatatataaaaagttattttaaaaaatacttttttgtgggtttttgggaatagtcccatatggaaaatagaagagaaaaatttgtggtttatatgaaggatgtgaagtattataatatttacctacctagtccgtggactatggaccttgcatgttctagtgcgtagcactggaacacccgcgcgggcgctcgcgctcgggcacggtctcggtctcgggctcggtgcgagggcgtgggcatgtgaggcagtgtggctatagaggcgctagtggcgcactttgcacttcgctgCGAAccagagcgagacgtgtgcgagtcgcggtgtgactaagtggctatggcgggtggctggttaacagagagactaaaggactgggagagaaatctctcagtataaatagagagaCTAAAAAGAGCCGTTGCAGTAGAAACTGTaatagctgagccattagtgtagGGTCCAGCTATAACTGctacatggctagcccaacagctagaaaacggttagctgttgtctcacaacagtcagcatgcagcagcttaatggctcatgcacaatagtcagaaaacggccataaaatggccagttttccaacagccagaaatggcttaatggaatttaagtctctggaccataaccccctaaccaccatagcttataaaaggaggacctggatgggtttctaaaccatctcaactcactccagcaaacccatacgaactaagacagccagcccctctccactcatatattttagtgtttccagcaacgtagcaaggcttaaaccttagcttgaagaacggaccaacggtatggtctaggacggttcaactgaaccagtggctgaagatttgaactgacctgtgcagaagtcgaaactactttttctcttcttttcttcttctcttaagatttttcctttatactgtaatactgacAGAAaatgtgtaattgagttccatttggtcagccttcgtgtttgctgaatgcagacccacaccaggctcgtcgtatcctagaagctgtttgcctgtaacctatcagcatactcaattcacttgagtaggggcaaataacgctttaaggacagcgtttttctgattattttgcaattttcggtttccacattatacagaaatacattaatctgtataattttcaacaatcttaaagcgttatttttctaatggaagccgacagtgtttcatccatcaagttgatgaatcaggacttgatacgtcttgatcggttcgatggaaccaattttacaagatggcaagacaagctgaaatttctcctgacggcgctgaagatctattacatattagatccaaatttgcaagcactacctgaagcatctgacaaagacacacctgaacaagtagctgcccgcaccaaaagagccgaagacaaactcttgtgtcgaggacacattctgaacgctctctccgatcgcctgtacgatctgtaccaaaagacatcatcaacaaaggagatctgagccgctctggaattcaaatataaggctgaagaagaaggtaccgacaagtttctcatcgccaggtattttgacttcagcatggtagataataaaccgctgctgccccaaatccaagaactgcagctaatagtaaacaaagtcaaagcgataaaaatcgatcttcctgaatcattccaagtcgggactataatcgccaaattgcccttgatgtggaaagactataaaaataagttgctgcataaaaccgaggactacacactggaacaaatccagaaacaccttaGGATTGAGGAAGAATTCCGTAATCgctataaaaaaaatgataacgggaatacctcgtccaaggtgCATGCTGTaaaaaacactaataacaaataTCCCGAGAAgaacgattccctgaaacctaataaaggaaaattcaagaagaacacctaAAAGAAGAATGCAAAGTTCAAGGCACAtgtcatgtctgtggaaaaatcgggcactatgctcgagtatgccactatcgcaaatctaaaaaagaggcaagtgcagtagaagaaggcgatatcatggctatgatcactgaggtgaatatcatccaaggcaaagtttcaagttggtggtatgatactgccgctactatacatgtgtgttacgacaaatcagccttcaaaacctatgaggaattaacCGATGGTCaaaaagtccaaatgggtaataaagcgatcgaaggtcgtcggcaaaggaactgttgAATTGATATTCACCTctagaaagaaagtgattctaattAATGTACTGCACGTTCCAGACATGAGacaaaacttagtttctggggatcttctgggaaaaccaggcatacggatggtgtatgagtcaggtaaactgattctgtccaaaaatgagaattttgtcggaaagggatatgcttgtaacagaatggttaagttttctctgaatgaaagtagcacttctgcgtatatggttgaatccactggactgtggcatgatagactagcccatatagggtatagtaccttgaagttcatggttaagaatggtttaatctcatacacagataataaaactgaaaaatgtgaagtgtgtataagatccaaaatgacaaagaaacattttccaagtgttgaaagttcgtctcaagtattggatcttgtgcacagtgatatctgtgagttaaacggcattcttactcgtggaggtaaacggtacttcataacctttatagatgattgctctaggtatgtgtatgtgtacctattaaagagcaaagataaagcattaaacatgtttaaaatatataaagcagaagtagagaatcaactgaataagaagataaaaattttccgtagcgatagaggaggagaatacttctccaatgaattcaataacttctgtgaagaacatgaactgatacatcaatgtacagcgccatacacacctcaataaaatggaatagctgaaaggaagaatagaacattagtagaaatggtcaactcaatgctgataagagcaaagttgtcactaagtctatggggagaggcactgcttgcagcatgccatataataaacagaatttcgtttaaaaaatataaaatatctccatatgaaacatggagaggtagaaaacctaacctaggatatctaaaagtgtgggggtgtcttgcatattgcagaacccctgatccaaaaagaactaagttaagactaagagctattaagtgtgcctttgtagggtatgcacaaaatagtaaagcttatagacttctagacatagagtctaatacaataatagaatcaagatatgttgagttctttgagaactcactatccttgaagtcaaaggataatgaaatccaaactcctaatagagaaccagatagcaaaGCTCCACAGATAGTagaagctcctattgagcctcgtagaAGTCAaatgacaagaatagagaagagtctagaagATGACAATATAGACTCACAGCGTGTCATTTTTCATCttatagaaggagatagagaaaatgttataaggaaaatacctatagtaatgactatacaagatgatcttaaaacatataaagaggccgtatcctctagagactcaactttctggaaagaagcgataaacgatgaaatggaatctatactatcaaatcaaacatgggaactagttaacttacctccaggttctagacccataggttgtaagcgGGTATTtatgaagaaatatcacactgatgggactatccaaacctttaaagctcgactagtagctaagaattttagacaaaaagaatggatagattactttgacacatactctcatatagctaggataacatccattaggatattatttgcgctagcttccatacatcatcttcacatccataaattgatgtaaagaccgcattcctgaatggtgacctcaacgaggaggtatatatagaacaacctgaaggattcgttctactaggaaatgaaaacaaagtatgtagattagtcaaatcattgtatgaattaaaataagcaccaaaacagtggcatgagaagtttgattctaaaatactatctcatgattttgtgcataatgtagctgacaaatgcatatattctaaagtagatggtagttacatcgttatttatttgtatgttgatgacatgttaataataagtaataaaatggaaggtgtgactgaaacaaaaaggtttttatcttccgtatttaaaatgaaggatcttggacaagttgataccattcttggtatcaaagttaaaaaatattgtgggggttatgctttatgtcaatctcattatattgagaagatactaaacaagtttaaccatctaaatataaaagaagcaaagaccccatttgatccaagtatcaagctaaaagaaaatactggaagaacagttgcacaattagaatatgcgagtactatagggagtcttatgtatgttatgcaatgcattagacctaatatcgcatatgctgtgagtaaacttagtaggtttactagtaaccccagtactgaatactagaatgcaataagtagagtccttggttacttaaaagcaatcaaagacttaagactattttattcagagtttcctgccgtattgaaaggatatactgatttgagttggatatcgagtgtaggggacaacaagtctactacagggtgggtattcaccctaaaaggtgcagctgtatcttggggatccaagaaacatacttgcataacgcattcgactatggacTCTGAATTTATAGTCCTGgttgcaacaggcaaagaggctgagtgacTAAGAGATCTTgtattagaaattcctttctgtgtaaggcctatatcggctgtgtcactgcattgtgatagtgaagccacattaactAGAACCTATAGCgacacttataatggtaagtctagacatattagtcttcgacatgattatgtcagataattgattcaagatggaatcattactATTTCTTAAGTGAAATCAAGAAATAACCtagcagatcctttcactaaacctctaccgagagaggtagtaaaggctacatctaaaGGGATAggattgaaactcttcaaccaaagttccaccagtgatggtaacccaacctaaagtcagaaaatctctaattttggattTAAGTCACTAACATgtgaaaagttttcagcactaaattataaaacctcatccataatagataagtgctgagcattacgatagagggttgagtcttagaactcttaatgaaattcagtctataaggacaagtatcttatagtaacggagacactggaaggatttcacctatatgaatgtaaagatggtgccgtctctcatgagagt
This window encodes:
- the LOC131242321 gene encoding trihelix transcription factor ENAP2-like, producing the protein MATTAAAAAAAAAAAAAASSSSLPKRLLPPPSLPPSPWSHLETTHLLDAYQAKWYSLNRGHLKASQWEEVAASVASRCGFNPPSKTATQCRHKIEKLRKRYRSEKQLHRRSSWPYFDRMDLMERGPSQPPQRDSNASDDDDDDEEEEDGGDAPAADEEDNNNTRSINHIIRAQPILSFVDRSFPRFSRFRKRSSFVGAEEGDETGPLSELVSAVRAFGEGFVRMENMKMEMMRETERNRMEMERKRTEMILESQRRIAESIAEVFSSQKKAKKSPET